In Hyperolius riggenbachi isolate aHypRig1 chromosome 1, aHypRig1.pri, whole genome shotgun sequence, the genomic window aaacttggtcattgagtaattgtgtgttagggttagaaaaagtaggcggagccaacaccagccaaatacatacccgaacaatgtcaggaaatcagtgggtggagaaaatacaaatgtcattgggaaaatgtaaactgcagccattcttacactgttagtggtagggttctcaaactttgcacagttggtcactgggtgactgggattcatatttagaaaagtgggtggagcctacaaaagccaattaaaatccacctattgaattttaaggggaatatttaattgctgccattcttgcactgttaatggaacaagcctcttgcactgttaatcacctatacctggtacacttggccattgggtgattggggttcaaattcataaaagtgggggtggagccacagccaatcagatttattttatttcaatgcaaattattgatgccaaagaatgcaaagctcgcaaacttggtcattaagtaattgtgtgttggggttaggaaaagtgggcggagccaacaccggccaaatacatacccgggcaacgccgggcttccagctagtaaaaaataaaagccttgctgagaatcccccatgaagagatgggctagtccaaaacctgtcacttctgtcagatttctactacctactgtaagtgacagcaacataggagaaaggtaatttatggctcgttttactctggaaaaaaatgtacttcttatttgtctatgtttgcacatattataaattttacaatttttcgccatagtgcccctttaatgaccaagtttgtgagctttgcggtctttggcatcaataatttgcattaaattaaataaatctgattggctgtggctccaccccttttccgaatttgaaccccaatcacccaatggccaagtgtaccaggtacaggtgattaatagtgcaagaggcttgtgccattaacagtgcaggaaTGGTAGCaactaaatattccccttgaaaatcaataggtggattttgattggcttttgtaggctccacccacttttctgcatattaatcccagtcacccagtgaccaactgtgcaaagtttgagaaccctaccattaacagtgtaagaatggctgcagtttacattttcccaatgaaatgtaTATTTTTCTCCGCCCATTGGTGTCCCAACTTTGCTCAgattttgtttaatttcaatgcacattattgatgccaaagactgcaaagctcacttggtcattgagtaattggtcattgagtaattgtgtgataGGGTAaagaagtgggcggagccaacaccagccaaatacatacccagccaATGTCTGgttatcagtgggcagagacaaatatacatttcacagggaaaatgtaaacagcagccattcctacactgttaatggtggggttctcaaactttgcaaagttggtcactgggtgattgggattacaatttagtaaagtgggtggagcctacaaaagccaatcaaaattcacctattgattctcCGCATGCGGAAGTCTTTtctaactgcgcatgtgcagaacgttCCTAGCTAGGATTCAGAACTTTAAGTTGGGGTGACAGCGGATCAACAGAGGGAACCCAGAGGAAACTGTGGGACCTCACagactacaggggctggaagacGCCCCAGGGAAGTAAAAGTCAGTTCAGATGTACTAATAATACCTGAAAATGAAATTCATCTGAAGTAAAACTTGTTTTGTTTTAGCCAAAAAGGATTGCCTATTACATTTCTACATTTCCCTCCCCGTAATCCTTCCTTCAAAATCTGACTAAGGCAGGCTTGCAGCAACCTTCCACCCTATCATCCTCCCCAGGATCGGGCggtggcagaggcgagagaggctccagcctcagggcgcagtgtaaaggggggggggggggtgcacaactcactcagctatcattcccctattgtgtttgaagcagagagaaataagaaaaggggatacatggcagtgactgcaagccagataagtagagattaaggtgttgggggccctggggcgcctcttagtctaatagcaatcagtgtgtgagggctggggtgggagggatggaggggcgcactttgatgtctcaactttgggtgctggaggaccttgtcccggctctgaccttCCCTGAAAGTAACATACCTCTGGAtagcatagagccttcccattcccatGTCTGGACCGCTGTTCCTCCATTGTCCACCGGGAAAGATATTTGATCTGCTGTCCAgatttgcacatgtgcagtaacgaTGCACTTGTCCTCAGAACTAATCAGAGACACAAGTCGTTCCGAGGAGCTGTTTGGACAAACAGTTTTACCGGTTGAGCGCGGAGGAATGATGGGCCATACAGACGAACGGAAAAAACTCTATATATGCAAAAAGGGTGCAAAGGGAAATTTGGGGGCCTAAAAACCTGATAGTAGTATATGAGTAATTTACTGCAAATGACAATAAAATATCATAAGATATTGGTTAAAAAATGCAGCTATGCATAATTATGAAAAGGgggggttgcgcatccctaaaaacatgctgcaatggcagggttctcaaactttgcgcgctggtcactgggtgactgggaataatattcagaacagtatgtggagcgtacaaaagctaatcaaaattcacctattgattttcaaggggaatatttcatgactgccattcttgcagtcttaacgtggacccaaattaaaaatacaagatttcagaaataaaatctattttctaaattataataataaatagcagccttttttcagctgcatgatgacaaatataaaatattttacatttattggaggaaccccttcctttcatattgccggcaaataatccggcacacTGGTGgaatagatggtgtccagcaaaggagggattgctaatggctgccacctgtataaccctagttatgcaaagaggagggtgaaaagtatgcactgaaatgctcataggctcgaaggagtgtttatttatctttgtatgggtcattgagtaattgtgtgttagggttagaaaaagtgggctgggtcaacaccagccaaatacatacccgggcaacgccgggtgacCAGCTAGTATTTAATAAGGAACAAAGAAAGAGTTGAAAGGCCAGTTGAattaaatatatactttttaatatcatttgtttgtttttttaaacaaaaacttttttctttttagccaCATTAACTATGTAAAGACTCTTCTGAGGACCTCGGGAAACAAAAATTACCCCTCAGCGCTTAATGGTgtcaaatagtgttgggcgaacagtgttcgccactgttcgggttctgcagaacatcaccctgttagggtgatgttcgcgttcggccgaacacctgatggtgttcggccttttaagttcgggttcgccccgaactactaaatggccgccgaacagggccctgttcggccgaatactgcccccctatggggtcgcaggcataaggggggagcatgccccgatcgcggggggggggggtcggaaattccccccaccccctctgctagcgctcccccctctgcccgcttccccatacaaaagtttaaggaagtaaaacagtaccggtggtagtgggtggctggcagtgggcggcactatgaagtgagtgactgaggaggaggagtccggagagtgacgcgttgagggaggccgggcagcgggcggttcagcagtagtacggtactactctgACTGAACTCAATAATGACTGTCTGAAAAATTCCCATGTAGCCAAACTCTGTCTATGGAAAACTGTTCAGAATGGGAGACAGATCCATAGACATCCAACTGTATTAGTATGGCTAGTGAGAATTTTTAAGTTAATAAAATACACTTGGTGTAATGATTGgttcaagggttttttttttattaatatttgtgTATTCTTTTCCATAGGTCAAAGTTTGGTTCCAGAACAGGAGGACTAAGCAGAAGAAGGACCAGAGCAGGGACTCTGAGAAACGTTCCTCTTCCACCTCTGAATCCTTTGCTACCTGCAATATTTTACGGTTATTGGAGCAAGGTAGACTCTTGTCCGTACCTGGACCCCCCAACCTGCTCTCTCCTAGTCAAAACCCACTAGGCACTCCATCAGCCAATGGGTCAAGCTTGGGTACTTCAGGAAGCACTTCGCCTGGAATCAGCAGTAGCCCTCCTGGAGCAGGAGCCTTCGCCCTTCAAGTCCCATCCTTAGCTTCTTCAACCTCTCCGAGGCTACCACCCCCCCTTTGTTTCCCTGGGCCCTTACTGGGAGGCCTCCATGAAATACCCCCAGGGTACGGACTGGGAAGCTCGGCATTTGAGCCTTACACCCGTCTGGAGAGAAAAGACAGTATCACCagcaaaaagccaagttcctaagagtTGTCACTGACCTGAAAAGGTGTCAAAGTCCACTGTATTTGCTTCCTGTCCACACCTAGTGACTGGTCTTGCAAGTCAACAAATATCAAAAGACTTTTTCAACCAAACCTgtctagtggtgtgtgtgtgtgtgtgtgtgtgcttggtgtgtgtgtgcctggtgtgtgtgtgcttggtgtgtgtgtgctttcTGATTTTCATGGAGATGATGAAATCTTGAGCAAGAGGAATATGGTGGGTGGAGGCCCTTTTACACATTACAGTAGGCACTGTTTAATGGTCTGACATCAAATGTTAAAGCCTTTGTAGACACTCTGAGGTTTAGGTTACCTAGCTACAGTGTGCTTGGTTGTGAAGGTGAGAGTTCCTATGGGAAATGTATCTAAACATTGAAGAATTCAGTTATGGCCAGAAATATCAGCCAATCAGTCATTTTCCCTGAAAGTTGGGAAGGTTCCCCAGCTCCCAGCATTGGACCAAAGTGCTCACTGAccaaattttacttggtagcccaAGTTACAGATGTTTTCATTAAGGAATTGTGAGGGCTTGCAACATTTACAACCTGATAATGCTGTGTTAATTTAGTTACAATCTTACTGGAAGGACTTTTTATAAAGTTTATCCGAGGTGAACCTGATGTAAAACAAGAGACACTTATGTAAGAAGTCCATCTACTAAGTCCCTGGATCCAGCAGAAGCTTCCCACGTCCTGCATCATTGCTGTGGGGATCCCTGAAAGAAATTCAACAAGTGCTGGTCGGATATATTACATAGCCACACTCCTCTTCATGTGCAAGTGCAGATGTATTGCGCCTGCATGAGTATGGCCGTGTCTGTAGAGGAAGCCAGGAGCCGCTTGTCCACGAGTGGCTCTATGCTACCATGCAGGCACAACCATATGGGTGAAGCGTGGTTGAGCTCATGGTGGTCTCAagaaggacacaggaagcctctggaggatctggTTGTTTTGACATTAGggtcacctcgggtttactttaagttcTGAATCCTTTCCTGCATCCTAAGAAAGTCACATCCTTTTGGAACCAGAAACAGAGGTCATAGGTGGCTTTCCCTACTTTAAGCTCTGTTCAGCCATTTTGCTGCTACCCAGAAACCAATAAGAGCACAACTTTTGCCAGAGGAGGCGCCCTCTGGTTTCTGGGTGACAGGAAGGGGTAGGACATAGAGAGGTTCACGCCTCTTTATAGTTTACGGCAGGACTGGAGTACTCCATAAGCACTCCGGAGTGATCTAGAACTACTTGCAGCCTGCTTGCAATATTTATGACTGTAAAATTATATAGAAGGCTCTAATATGCAGGTGCCAGACTAAGGTGTCAGTTGCAACACACACTTGCCTAATTTGATGTCCTGCACTATTCCAACAGGTATAACTTGCTGGACAACTTTTTCTTGTGTACAGCAGGCCCCTCTCCTCATGCAGGATGACTGACCAATCACatggctggaagggggggggggcacctctttATGCTAATTCTGGAACTCTGAGGATTTGGACATACCATATGAAGAGTTGGAATAAGCAAGGACATTGTGATACATCTAATTATGTAAGAGACAAGACTGGCACCTTATGATAAGGGCTGTATATAGTTGCCTTCTCAATGATTTTTATAGGGCAACTTCATGCCATGTTAATGCACTTTTCAAAATTTCCTCAACCGGACAGCAAAGGTGGGGCAAATAAAACCGAAATCGACTACATCCATGCGCTCATAAATTATTAGAGTTGTGCACAgcagttaaagaggacctccacagTAAATTGAAAAGTAAGCCAGAATGACACTCACTATGACTGTTCCCTGTCTTTTTTTTACCCAATGCAGCAATGGCTGACTACTCAGTCTAGCAGCAGGGAAGCATAGAGGCAGCTCTGGAATGTAACATACTGAGACTGACACTGCACTACTTCTCTCTTCACCTCTACTCTCTGTGCTAGGCTGGCTGCTGATATTGTGGGTTTTATTTTTACACCAGAGGTCTACTTTAATTATTAGCCACCACACGCAAAGGGCAAAATGGTTGATAAAGTACCGTATTTAAAGTGAGAGGTAAAGAATGTGTAGCAGACAAATCTTATGAACGTAAGGAAAAAAATTGActttaacttacctgtggcttcttccagctcatctCTGTTTTTCTGCTGTCGCCCCAATTAAAGTCCAAACATACACTAAGGAGCACCCTCCAGGCTCTAAACAGTTTGAAGTGTGTGCCAAGATCCAGGCCCCTATACCACAAGGGGCAAAAATGTATAATACctggaaggatcggcaccacacaaaaatattgtatttataagCTCTTTAGATCTTTATTGGATTTAATGCAATAAAGATCTAAAGAGcttataaatacaatatttttGTGTGTTGCCGATCCTTCCAGGAATTGTTGCCCCAATTAAAGTCGGCAACCTGTCTGGGTCACACACCATGGCGCATGCGCTGTTCTGGCCGCATGTCTCCTCAATCCCTCTCCATTGGTCAGAAGTGTTCTGCACATTCGGAAGTCTTTACTACCTGCGTATGTGCAGAACGTTCCTAGCTAGGATTGAGAACTTTAAGTTGGGGTGACAGCGGATCAACAGAGGGAACCCAGAGGAAACTGTGGGACCTCACAgaccacaaacactggtccgcacgacagccggggaccTCACAGACTACAGGATACTTTcgatgaaggagtccgcacacggACGTAAGGAGCAACCAACGTGAAgtgtattgtcccatcacatacatATGCAATAAATgtctgacctgcataggccgacgatTGTTTCGGGGCCCCAAGGGGTCCTCTTTGTCAAGGCAGATATCAGagagaccagtggcgtagctaaagagctgtgggccccgatgcaagttttacatggggccccccaaagcactctatacataacaattgatatggcgcaccaaaacctgccaagtacaatcccagtgtcagagttgcaagaaggggatggggaacagtgtgttaaggattactactattcaaagcatctatagaagtgattattaccagcacaggaccaatagagagctaatactgtaatagagggtggaccctttggggcccctctggcccaagggccccgatgcggtcgctacctctgcaccccctattgctacgcccctgagagaGACGCATACACCTTAACAGTGCAAAATACACagactacaggggctggaagacGCCCCAGGGAAGTAAAAGTCAGTTCAGATGTACTAATAATACCTGAAAATGAGGTTCATCTGAAGTAAAACTTATGTTTTGTTTTAGCCAAAAAGGATTGCCTATTAcattacatttatacatttacaTTTCCCTCCCCGTAATCCTTCCTTCAAAATCTGACTGAGGCAGGCTTGCAGCAACATTCCACCCTATCATCCTTCccggggccgggccgaggcagaggcgagagaggctccagcctcagggcgcagtgtaggagggggcgcacaactcactcagctatcattcccctattgtgtttgaagcagaaagaaataagaaaaggggatacatggcagggactgcaagccagataactagagattaaggtgttgggagccctggggagcctcttagtctaatagcaatcagtgtgcagtgtgtgccggctggggtgggtgggagggaaggaggggtgcactttggtgtctcaacttTGGTTGCTGGAgggccttgtcccggctctgaccctCCCTGAAAGTAACGTACCTCTGGAtagcatagagccttcccattcccatGTCCAGACCGCTGTTCCTCCATTGTCCACCGGGAAATATATTCGATCTGCTGTCCAGACTTGCACATGCACAATATTGATTCACTTGTCCTCAGACCTAATCGGAGACGCAAGTCATTCCAAGGAGCCGTTTGGACAAACAGTTTTACCGGCTAAGTGCGGAGGAATGATGGGCTACACAGAGGAACGGAAAAAACTGTATTGGAGTacatggaaaaaagggcgccgaggAAATTTGGAGGCCCGAAAACCCGATAGTAGAATATGAGtgcatttactgatattctactatttcagTGCAAATGATGATAAAATatcataaaatattggtaaaaaataCAGGTATGCACAACCCTATTTTCACACTGAGCACTCCCACTACTGACACAACCTAACCTTAATCAACCACTCTCCACACcaaaccttaaccctcccctctgcacgcctaaccttaaccaccaccccccccccccccacacacacctaaccataaccaccctttCTCCacacctaaccataaccaccccctcccttctcctaaccctaaccacccactcccAATACTTcgccttaaccacccacccccatgcctaaccttaaccaccccctccccactcctaaccttaaccaccccccaacgcctaaccttaacccccacccCCACAACTAGACTTAACCACCCTCTCTTCACACCTAACCATAATCACCCACTCCTAACCTTGACcaccccccacgcctaaccttaaccaaccccccacACCTAGCCTTAACTAGCCCTTCTCTCTatacctaaccataaccaccctttctccactcctaaccttaaccacccacccctaTGCCTAATGTAAACCACCAACCACCACCCATGCTTGTATATTCCAGAATATATAGTTAATGTAAGTGTATACCGTTAAAATGAGGGGAGTCAGATATTGCATAACCAATATTTTTATCATAAGTTTCAACAAAAAACCAATGCATGttatcgggcacccaaattttcACTTCAGCACCCGCTTGCCCCTGATTTATATTGGTGTCAATGGTGGTACCCATTTTGTCCGCTAGCGGCTGCCACCCAAATTATCTGCTTTCCTCTATACTACCCAGAGCTTTCCTTCTACTAAAGTAAGTATCAAACCTAAGTGAGTTTTCTCATTTCAGCTTTGCTTTAAGGGGAAAGAATGGGCCAGGGCAAGAGATAGTGATAGTAGGGGACAGTGTGGCAAGCCTGCCTTTTCCTGTAtgaaaatcttaaagagaacccgaggcagaatATTGAAATTTTAATAGGACCAAGAGGCATGtaatgtgcacaatgacatgcctctgtgtctctctattgcTGCCGctagtcccccctgcgctctgctgccccccccccctgaaaatatcgccaggctagcgacaatctgcttatcCATAGCCTGCTTTGTTTACCTGAGGCTTGTCAGTCAGCTTCCTCTGCATCGTCGCCTCCCTGACGTCCCCTTCCCACATCtgccagcttcctccaatcagaaacCTAGCCGCAAACCAGGAAGTGCTCCTGGGTCGCAGCAGCTGGGGCAGCCTGTAATAGAGGCGGCGATGTGTAGGAGGCTGACAAGCCTCAGGTGTACAAAGCAGTCTatggacaagcagattgtcgctagcctggcgatattttcagggggggggggggcagcagagctcAGAGGGGACTAGCGGCGGCGATAGagagacacagagccatgtcattgtgcacatgacatgcctctgggtccgattaagatttaaaaatgccacctcaggttctctttaaggggaatcttaaacctaaaaaaaactggttcaacttacctggggcttcatgcagccccctgcagtcatcctgtgtacCCTGCTCCCTCCATAAAACAGTGCATGTTCCTTAGACAAGCCCAGTACGAAGATGAGTGGCCAAACTACAATAGTTAGATCATACAATTAATGGCCAAACTATGGCATGGCAGATCATTTTTAAAGGAGTCCCTTAAATTCAGTTGGGATCCTCAGAGGCCAATAACTATAATAACTGGTATTTATGCCCTCACAAGAAAAATTAACCCAAAGTCTCACATAGCTG contains:
- the VAX2 gene encoding ventral anterior homeobox 2 — its product is MFDQATSMGDGVSEERSPLCGKSATSCAERLRDKGSKADLECSLRSHGIKDIPVTSTSSPGSSKEEAQDTQSAGEADYCRRILVRDAKGTIREIVLPKGLDLDRPKRTRTSFTAEQLYRLELEFQRCQYVVGRERTELARQLNLSETQVKVWFQNRRTKQKKDQSRDSEKRSSSTSESFATCNILRLLEQGRLLSVPGPPNLLSPSQNPLGTPSANGSSLGTSGSTSPGISSSPPGAGAFALQVPSLASSTSPRLPPPLCFPGPLLGGLHEIPPGYGLGSSAFEPYTRLERKDSITSKKPSS